The proteins below are encoded in one region of Parvicella tangerina:
- the folB gene encoding dihydroneopterin aldolase, which yields MNLIQVKGIRCYSYHGCLQEEALIGGHFEVDIDLWCNFKPSAKDDDLNLTINYVDVNRIVEEEMAKPSKLIETVAYRITNRMKNAFSILDKSRVEIRKINPPLEGDVSHVAVIVEE from the coding sequence ATGAATCTCATTCAGGTAAAAGGAATACGCTGCTATTCCTATCATGGATGTCTTCAAGAAGAAGCATTAATTGGCGGACATTTTGAAGTAGATATTGATTTGTGGTGCAACTTTAAGCCCTCTGCAAAAGACGATGACCTTAATCTAACGATCAATTATGTTGATGTGAATCGGATTGTCGAGGAAGAAATGGCAAAACCTTCAAAACTCATTGAAACCGTTGCCTATCGAATTACGAATCGCATGAAGAATGCGTTTTCTATACTTGATAAATCGAGGGTTGAGATTAGAAAGATCAATCCTCCACTGGAAGGGGATGTGAGCCATGTAGCCGTAATTGTTGAAGAATAG
- a CDS encoding O-antigen ligase family protein, translating into MLFQANKKIDWVYLLVIGALGFLLTYFQYHGKLHQLFYGVFFLLAVAFTSFQLKKLDRFYLLIAFLSPVSFSIDIIGGFSLKSPLEPLLMLSLFVFIVKASMNYRTSKFSWKHPLVLLLILDLMWTFISTVNSELTAISLKRFAMNNLYFIGFFFLFQQTVKSDQKRLFHYFGLGMIIPILFTSLQHGVHGFAQNYSFNVSQPFFDDHTQYGAIAAFVIPYFALNLKKNGKTVYLNSFVLAALIVAVLTSYSRGAWISLIAAFALYVSLKLHFKVKHILVILVGLSVFISVNFSNYYDGLKHNEVKYDDNISNHLSSVTNLQNDASNLERINRWVCAYRMYEERPIFGFGPGTYQFLYDNFQTPEYMTRISTHKGDKGNAHSEILNRLAEQGIVSSLLFLAISFLALSSGIRRYHASSKPETKKLILASLLGLTTFYIHGLFNTFSDIAEMAILVYGSMAILLTVDINEAQREA; encoded by the coding sequence GTGCTTTTTCAAGCAAACAAAAAAATTGATTGGGTCTACCTCCTAGTCATTGGAGCACTAGGGTTTTTATTGACCTACTTCCAGTATCATGGAAAATTGCATCAACTTTTTTATGGGGTCTTTTTTCTATTAGCAGTGGCTTTCACAAGCTTTCAACTAAAAAAGCTAGATCGATTCTACCTACTCATTGCCTTTTTGTCTCCGGTTTCATTCTCCATAGACATCATTGGTGGCTTTAGTCTGAAGAGCCCTTTAGAGCCTCTACTCATGCTATCACTTTTTGTTTTTATTGTAAAAGCAAGCATGAATTATAGAACGTCTAAGTTTAGCTGGAAACATCCGTTAGTCCTACTACTCATCCTTGATTTAATGTGGACATTTATTTCTACTGTTAATAGTGAGCTCACAGCTATTTCGTTGAAACGATTTGCCATGAACAACCTTTACTTTATTGGCTTCTTCTTTTTGTTTCAACAAACTGTCAAGAGTGATCAAAAAAGGCTTTTCCATTACTTTGGGCTAGGCATGATCATACCTATTTTGTTCACATCACTACAACATGGCGTACATGGCTTCGCACAGAACTATTCCTTCAATGTAAGTCAACCTTTTTTTGACGATCACACCCAATATGGTGCAATTGCCGCATTTGTTATTCCATACTTTGCACTAAACCTTAAGAAAAATGGAAAAACTGTATACTTAAACAGTTTTGTTTTAGCTGCACTAATTGTGGCTGTACTTACATCATACTCAAGAGGTGCGTGGATCAGTTTGATCGCTGCTTTTGCGCTATATGTCTCACTCAAACTGCACTTTAAGGTTAAGCATATTCTAGTCATACTTGTGGGCTTGTCAGTTTTTATTTCCGTTAACTTTTCGAACTATTACGATGGTTTGAAACACAACGAAGTAAAATATGATGATAACATTTCCAACCACCTTAGTTCGGTTACCAACTTACAAAACGATGCCTCTAACTTAGAACGAATCAATCGTTGGGTATGTGCCTACAGAATGTATGAGGAAAGACCAATATTTGGGTTTGGACCTGGTACTTATCAATTCTTATACGACAACTTTCAGACTCCCGAATACATGACTCGAATTAGCACGCACAAGGGAGATAAAGGCAACGCTCATTCAGAAATATTAAATCGTCTTGCTGAGCAAGGTATTGTGAGTAGTCTGCTATTTTTAGCGATTAGCTTCCTTGCTCTTAGCAGCGGTATTAGGCGTTATCACGCTTCGTCTAAACCGGAAACCAAAAAGCTGATCTTGGCCTCCCTACTTGGTCTTACCACCTTTTACATTCATGGGTTGTTCAATACCTTTAGCGATATTGCAGAGATGGCAATTCTAGTTTACGGAAGTATGGCAATTCTCTTAACAGTAGATATCAATGAAGCTCAAAGAGAAGCATAA
- a CDS encoding Wzz/FepE/Etk N-terminal domain-containing protein has translation MEENKINKKALSELYQNRWKIVFTTLFFGVLALVVYFITPKKYAASAIVYPTSSNSIDEVVSNPTFGFEVQADRTIQLFESQMMKDQLVKEFNLIEYYSLDTTSKDWFSKLTKYYARDISFSRTKYQSVVVRVTLTDPFLAADIANASIAYLDTIQKNMFVGNLTKIKAEIKSKIEVQQQELDNLLISIISFDSSSSAENPISSNKINQLNFKNQTGQTQSGDAVIMKALKSNPGFLLEKQVNDYYIKLNALNSLKGKYEEVKETIELPFPGVYVVSKAKPDETPTSPKLFWNLTFGLLIGAFVSIGFILLRLSIKSVLSDLRTN, from the coding sequence GTGGAAGAAAATAAAATCAATAAAAAAGCGCTGTCTGAACTATACCAGAATCGGTGGAAAATTGTTTTCACTACCTTGTTTTTTGGAGTATTAGCCTTGGTTGTTTACTTCATCACACCCAAAAAATATGCAGCGTCAGCAATTGTCTATCCAACCTCATCGAATAGTATTGACGAAGTAGTTTCAAACCCAACTTTCGGTTTCGAAGTTCAAGCGGACCGAACCATCCAACTTTTCGAATCTCAAATGATGAAGGATCAGCTCGTCAAAGAGTTTAACCTCATCGAATACTATTCATTAGATACCACTTCGAAAGATTGGTTTAGTAAGTTAACCAAATACTACGCAAGGGATATTTCCTTTTCAAGAACAAAATATCAATCTGTTGTAGTAAGAGTGACCCTTACCGACCCGTTTTTAGCAGCGGATATTGCGAATGCGTCTATTGCTTATTTAGATACCATTCAAAAAAACATGTTTGTGGGCAACTTAACCAAGATAAAAGCTGAAATCAAATCGAAAATTGAAGTCCAGCAACAAGAACTGGACAACCTGCTCATCTCAATCATTTCATTTGATTCAAGTTCTTCGGCTGAAAACCCTATTTCCTCAAACAAAATAAACCAACTTAACTTCAAGAATCAAACTGGTCAAACACAATCTGGAGATGCGGTAATTATGAAAGCGTTAAAAAGCAATCCAGGTTTCTTATTAGAAAAGCAGGTCAACGATTACTACATTAAGCTGAATGCCTTGAACTCACTCAAGGGTAAATACGAAGAAGTTAAAGAAACTATTGAACTTCCTTTTCCAGGGGTTTACGTTGTATCAAAGGCAAAACCAGATGAGACTCCTACTTCTCCAAAGCTCTTCTGGAACCTAACTTTTGGCCTGTTAATTGGTGCTTTTGTGAGTATCGGTTTTATTCTTCTGAGGCTAAGTATTAAGTCTGTTTTGTCAGATCTAAGAACAAACTAA
- a CDS encoding SGNH/GDSL hydrolase family protein — protein MKLKEKHKNILKKAWKGVWQTTVILFITLLLFELIYRNYWFDFYRSELNALNPEEDLRLEHDKTILIFGDSFSADPKGWVKVLRDSLEDYNIINTAIPGTSVFHQSLFFQDRIKEFQPDKIIIQLYVGNDLIDYNRPQNFGKLSLTRNLFWWASDNLISLQYINYKLGRFKTPTKNSDPKDDLAFNPKRYNQRVKNYILSAPHIFQESINPSAYFDSEFEQLKKDLVDMINQVNVDASIQIIIIPAAFQVSEDQLANFKTLGATFDTNTLHQFTFFENIKLLEKDNEHLDVWSPLSSFRESNEQLYFPNDPHMNSKGQTKLGQLVLQTIK, from the coding sequence ATGAAGCTCAAAGAGAAGCATAAAAATATACTCAAAAAAGCCTGGAAAGGAGTCTGGCAAACAACAGTTATTCTGTTTATCACGCTGTTGCTTTTTGAACTGATTTACAGAAATTACTGGTTTGACTTCTATCGTTCAGAGCTGAACGCACTCAACCCGGAAGAAGACCTTCGTCTTGAACACGATAAAACCATTTTGATTTTTGGTGACTCATTCAGTGCAGACCCCAAAGGATGGGTAAAGGTCTTGAGAGATTCATTAGAGGATTATAACATCATTAATACCGCTATTCCCGGGACTAGTGTGTTCCATCAATCCTTATTTTTTCAGGATCGCATAAAAGAATTTCAACCCGATAAAATTATCATTCAGCTATACGTTGGAAATGACTTGATTGATTACAACAGGCCTCAGAACTTTGGTAAGTTGTCGCTTACGCGAAACCTCTTCTGGTGGGCCTCTGACAACCTCATCTCCCTTCAATACATAAATTACAAACTAGGACGGTTTAAAACACCAACCAAGAATAGTGATCCTAAAGACGACTTGGCCTTTAACCCGAAACGCTACAATCAGCGAGTTAAAAACTACATTCTCTCAGCGCCTCATATCTTTCAAGAAAGCATAAATCCTTCAGCTTACTTTGATAGTGAATTTGAACAGTTAAAGAAAGACCTTGTTGACATGATCAACCAAGTCAATGTTGATGCTAGTATTCAGATCATAATCATTCCTGCCGCCTTTCAGGTGAGTGAAGATCAACTCGCAAACTTTAAAACGCTTGGCGCTACATTTGACACAAACACACTGCATCAATTTACATTCTTTGAAAACATAAAACTGCTTGAGAAAGACAATGAGCATCTCGATGTGTGGTCCCCATTAAGCAGTTTTAGAGAATCCAACGAGCAACTCTACTTTCCAAATGACCCTCATATGAACTCCAAGGGCCAAACCAAACTGGGGCAGCTTGTACTGCAAACCATCAAGTAG
- a CDS encoding carbamoyltransferase family protein, which yields MKYILGISAYFHDSAAALLVDGKTVAAAQEERFTRIKHDSSLPINAVHFCLNEAGITTEDIGAIVFYEKPFQKFERIIDSNIKNIPKGFLAFNKAMRSWFSEKLWIPRNLQKGLNYKGQVYFTEHHESHAASAFYPSPFEESLVIVLDAVGEKSCTSVAIGKDSQIQPLIYQEYPHSLGMFYSAFTYYCGFKVNSGEYKLMGLAPYGTPKYVDLIKAHFISISEEGSIQLTMENYDFDRGLKMLSRKGIALLGKAKRKSESKIDQFYMDIAASVQKVLEEAVAKVIRHATTLHDTKNICLAGGVALNCVANQKLTESFPNHTFWVQPAAGDAGGALGAALAFYHRQNERQNRTDSPVSQVYLGPSYNDQEIENTLIQFDANFKCLDNDEFTTTVAEQLSNHKIVGWFQDKMEFGPRALGNRSILASPVPSDMKSRLNLAIKKREGFRPFAPVVLESEAPKWFEKISTSKYMLQTFDAKAGQKIPACVHNDNTSRVQTVSKQDNQKLHSLLQEFQQKTGVPVLINTSFNLRGEPIVCSPEDAINCFIHTDMDVLVLNNYVLMKEENKHVKPSKDVIRVLD from the coding sequence TTGAAATATATCCTTGGTATATCAGCTTATTTTCATGATTCTGCAGCGGCATTGCTCGTAGATGGTAAAACCGTTGCCGCTGCTCAAGAAGAACGTTTTACGCGAATAAAACATGACTCAAGTTTGCCCATTAATGCTGTTCACTTTTGTCTTAATGAAGCAGGCATAACGACTGAAGATATAGGTGCTATTGTTTTTTACGAAAAACCATTTCAGAAGTTTGAACGAATTATTGATTCGAACATTAAAAATATACCAAAAGGTTTTCTTGCGTTTAATAAGGCGATGAGAAGTTGGTTTTCGGAAAAACTTTGGATCCCTCGTAACCTCCAAAAAGGATTAAACTATAAAGGACAAGTTTATTTTACCGAACACCATGAATCTCATGCCGCGAGTGCTTTCTACCCCTCCCCCTTTGAGGAGTCGTTAGTAATTGTGCTTGATGCAGTTGGCGAAAAGTCTTGTACCAGCGTAGCAATAGGCAAGGACAGTCAAATTCAACCTCTTATTTATCAGGAATATCCTCACTCGTTGGGTATGTTTTATTCTGCTTTCACTTATTACTGTGGTTTTAAGGTAAACTCAGGAGAATACAAACTCATGGGGTTAGCTCCTTACGGTACTCCGAAATATGTTGACCTTATTAAGGCTCATTTCATTTCCATATCAGAAGAGGGAAGCATTCAGCTCACCATGGAAAATTATGACTTTGATAGAGGTTTGAAAATGTTATCCAGAAAAGGTATTGCTTTACTCGGCAAAGCAAAACGTAAATCTGAATCAAAAATTGATCAGTTCTATATGGACATCGCAGCATCTGTACAAAAAGTTCTCGAGGAAGCCGTGGCTAAGGTCATACGACATGCCACCACTTTGCACGACACAAAAAACATCTGTCTTGCAGGAGGTGTTGCTTTAAATTGTGTAGCCAATCAAAAGCTAACTGAAAGTTTTCCGAATCACACCTTCTGGGTGCAGCCAGCGGCAGGTGATGCAGGAGGTGCCTTAGGAGCAGCACTGGCTTTTTATCATCGTCAGAATGAGAGACAAAACAGAACGGACTCGCCAGTTTCTCAGGTTTACTTGGGCCCCTCATACAATGATCAAGAAATAGAAAATACCTTGATCCAGTTTGACGCAAATTTCAAGTGCTTAGACAATGATGAATTCACAACAACGGTTGCTGAACAGTTGAGTAATCACAAAATCGTAGGTTGGTTTCAAGACAAAATGGAGTTTGGACCTCGAGCTTTAGGCAACCGTTCCATTCTTGCTTCTCCCGTACCTTCGGACATGAAATCAAGGTTGAATTTAGCCATTAAGAAAAGAGAAGGTTTTAGACCTTTCGCCCCGGTTGTTCTTGAGAGTGAAGCACCTAAATGGTTCGAAAAGATAAGCACATCCAAATACATGTTGCAAACGTTTGATGCGAAAGCAGGTCAAAAAATACCAGCTTGTGTGCACAATGACAATACATCACGTGTGCAAACCGTATCCAAGCAAGACAATCAAAAACTACATAGCCTATTGCAAGAGTTCCAGCAGAAAACTGGAGTTCCTGTTCTAATTAATACTTCTTTTAACCTAAGGGGTGAACCCATTGTGTGCTCACCAGAGGACGCCATTAATTGTTTCATTCATACAGACATGGATGTTTTAGTGTTGAACAATTACGTACTTATGAAAGAGGAAAACAAACACGTAAAACCTTCAAAAGATGTCATTAGAGTACTGGATTAA
- a CDS encoding enoyl-CoA hydratase/isomerase family protein: MNYENILVEQKDHIQYITINRPSQLNALNKVTIEELSQALEAAEEDSAIRVIILTGSGEKAFVAGADIKEFANFSVEEGKLLSAEGHTKLFNLVENLSTPVIAAVNGFALGGGLELAMSCHFRIASDNAKLGLPEVSLGVIPGYGGTQRLPQLVGKGKANEMIMTAGMIGADEAKSWGLVNDVVAQADLMGTCEKIAEKITRNSPRAISAAIAAVNAQYKDGIDGFKAEISEFGKCFGTADFKEGTTAFVEKRKPTFTGE; this comes from the coding sequence ATGAACTACGAGAACATATTAGTTGAGCAAAAAGACCACATTCAATACATCACTATTAACCGTCCTTCGCAATTAAATGCGTTGAACAAGGTTACCATTGAGGAACTAAGTCAGGCATTAGAAGCAGCAGAAGAAGATTCAGCGATCCGAGTAATTATTCTAACTGGATCTGGAGAAAAAGCGTTTGTTGCAGGTGCAGATATCAAAGAATTCGCCAACTTCTCGGTTGAAGAAGGTAAGCTATTGTCTGCCGAGGGGCATACTAAGTTGTTCAACCTTGTTGAGAACCTGAGCACGCCTGTCATTGCCGCTGTTAATGGATTTGCTTTAGGCGGTGGACTCGAATTGGCAATGTCTTGTCATTTTAGAATTGCCAGCGATAATGCAAAGCTAGGTCTTCCAGAGGTTTCATTGGGTGTTATTCCAGGGTACGGAGGAACTCAAAGATTACCTCAATTGGTAGGAAAGGGCAAAGCTAATGAAATGATCATGACCGCTGGAATGATCGGTGCTGACGAAGCCAAGTCCTGGGGATTAGTGAATGATGTAGTTGCACAAGCCGACCTTATGGGAACATGCGAGAAAATTGCAGAAAAAATTACAAGAAACTCACCGAGAGCAATTTCTGCGGCCATTGCAGCGGTAAACGCACAGTATAAGGATGGTATTGATGGGTTTAAAGCCGAGATTTCTGAGTTTGGAAAATGTTTTGGAACAGCTGATTTCAAGGAGGGAACCACTGCATTTGTAGAAAAAAGAAAACCAACTTTTACTGGCGAATAA
- the queG gene encoding tRNA epoxyqueuosine(34) reductase QueG: MDKTLTALRSVNYKTRIRSKAQELGFSFVGFSKAEFLDEEALKLEKWLSNGFHGEMKYMENHFEKRIDPRKLVEGTKTVISLLFNYYTTEKQTDPEAPKISSYAYGKDYHHVVKQRLKSLFVWMQEEIGEISGRYFVDSAPVLDKVWAERSGLGWIGKHTNLINKNQGSYFFIAELLVDLEIAPDGPIKDYCGTCTKCIDACPTGAIIQPYVVDGSKCISYFTIELKDAIPQEMKGQFDNWMFGCDICQEVCPWNRFSLTHNEPDFKPHPDLLSMTKKDWNELTKEKFQEVFQRSAVKRTKYEGLMRNIKFLGNS, encoded by the coding sequence TTGGATAAGACTTTAACAGCCTTGCGAAGCGTTAATTATAAAACTCGTATCCGTTCCAAAGCCCAAGAGTTGGGCTTCTCTTTTGTTGGCTTTTCAAAGGCAGAATTTCTGGATGAAGAGGCGTTAAAATTAGAAAAATGGTTGAGTAATGGCTTTCATGGGGAGATGAAATACATGGAGAACCATTTTGAAAAGCGTATAGATCCAAGAAAGTTGGTCGAGGGAACGAAAACCGTAATTAGTTTATTATTTAATTACTATACCACTGAAAAGCAGACAGACCCTGAAGCTCCTAAGATATCGAGTTATGCTTATGGTAAGGACTATCATCATGTTGTGAAACAAAGGCTAAAGTCATTGTTCGTCTGGATGCAGGAAGAGATTGGTGAGATCAGCGGCAGGTATTTTGTTGACTCCGCACCAGTTTTGGATAAAGTATGGGCTGAGCGAAGTGGTCTGGGATGGATCGGGAAACACACTAACCTGATCAATAAAAACCAAGGGTCTTATTTTTTCATCGCTGAACTATTAGTTGACCTTGAAATAGCGCCAGATGGGCCAATTAAAGATTATTGTGGTACTTGTACAAAATGCATAGATGCCTGTCCCACAGGAGCAATTATTCAACCTTACGTAGTAGACGGAAGTAAGTGTATTTCTTACTTTACGATTGAGCTAAAAGATGCTATTCCACAGGAAATGAAAGGCCAGTTTGATAATTGGATGTTTGGTTGTGATATATGCCAGGAAGTTTGTCCTTGGAATCGTTTTTCTCTGACACACAATGAGCCTGACTTTAAACCTCACCCTGATCTTTTATCCATGACAAAGAAAGATTGGAATGAACTGACAAAAGAAAAGTTTCAAGAGGTATTTCAAAGATCAGCAGTTAAACGAACGAAATACGAAGGGCTGATGAGAAACATTAAGTTTTTAGGTAATTCGTAG
- a CDS encoding porin family protein: MRVDRLIILFVITLGSTSLCAQGLFKYFKWTAYSDGPEKMDHLVVDLNHDRFQSLPEGITQSYFSVGVDVQLFHDHPINKKGTVAWALGLGFSGMNVHHNGQLVYRVEDDNVTTELIPFPDGLSIKKNKINLNYLELPFELRFRTMNQSVEERNVANFRFYVGFKGGVLVNSHTKYKDDETKIKVYDIDNLLMYRYGPTLRIGFKKLSFHAFYSLTSIFETGRGPELYPFSIGLSWIRL, from the coding sequence ATGAGAGTAGATAGGCTAATCATATTATTCGTGATCACTTTGGGCTCGACTTCTTTGTGCGCACAAGGGTTGTTTAAGTACTTTAAATGGACAGCTTACAGTGATGGCCCCGAGAAGATGGATCATTTGGTAGTTGATCTGAATCACGATCGTTTTCAGAGTTTACCAGAAGGAATAACCCAGAGTTATTTTAGTGTTGGTGTGGATGTTCAACTGTTTCATGATCACCCGATCAATAAAAAAGGAACAGTCGCGTGGGCACTTGGCCTTGGTTTTAGTGGAATGAATGTGCACCATAATGGTCAGTTGGTTTACCGGGTTGAAGACGATAACGTAACAACTGAACTGATACCTTTTCCCGATGGATTATCAATAAAAAAGAATAAAATCAACTTAAATTATTTAGAGCTACCATTTGAATTGCGTTTCAGAACAATGAATCAGAGTGTAGAAGAGAGGAATGTAGCTAACTTCAGATTTTATGTAGGCTTTAAGGGCGGGGTATTAGTCAATTCACATACCAAATACAAAGACGATGAGACAAAGATTAAAGTGTATGATATTGACAACTTATTGATGTATCGGTATGGTCCAACCTTAAGGATTGGGTTTAAAAAGCTAAGTTTTCATGCCTTCTATTCGCTTACCTCAATATTTGAGACGGGCAGAGGTCCTGAATTATATCCTTTTTCGATCGGATTAAGTTGGATAAGACTTTAA
- the galE gene encoding UDP-glucose 4-epimerase GalE, translated as MESGKYIIVTGGAGFIGSHTVVSLLESGYSPIIIDDFRNSKKFILDRLEEITGKSIVSFDFDCSNQEKLREVFSTYEVHGIIHFAADKAVGESVLKPLKYYENNLQSLVSMLKISEEFSVTKFVFSSSCTVYGEPDQVPVDENAPIKYTASPYGYTKQVCERICADTAYASDHLRITLLRYFNPIGAHPSGLIGELPLGVPNNLVPFVTQTAIGIRQELTVFGDDYPTTDGTCIRDYIHVCDLADAHVRALESNSDEEVSIYNVGTGVGSTVLEVVNTFEEVNGVKVKHKIGPRREGDAAQVYADNKKITEALHWKAKYTLSDALKHAWNWQKNLDESR; from the coding sequence ATGGAAAGCGGAAAATATATAATCGTTACTGGAGGTGCTGGATTTATTGGTTCACATACAGTAGTGTCGCTGTTAGAGAGTGGGTATTCTCCAATTATCATTGATGACTTTAGAAACTCTAAAAAATTTATTTTAGATCGTCTCGAGGAAATTACTGGAAAATCAATTGTCTCTTTTGATTTTGATTGTTCCAATCAAGAGAAATTGAGAGAGGTTTTTTCAACGTATGAGGTTCATGGAATTATTCATTTTGCTGCTGATAAGGCTGTCGGAGAATCGGTTCTAAAGCCTCTGAAATATTATGAAAACAATCTTCAATCGTTGGTTTCTATGCTTAAGATAAGTGAAGAGTTCTCAGTCACTAAGTTTGTTTTTAGTAGTTCATGCACTGTTTACGGAGAGCCAGACCAAGTTCCAGTTGATGAAAATGCACCCATAAAATACACGGCTTCACCTTACGGATACACGAAACAAGTATGTGAGCGAATTTGTGCCGATACGGCTTATGCAAGCGATCACCTGCGCATTACTTTGCTGCGTTATTTTAATCCTATAGGAGCTCATCCTTCTGGGTTAATCGGAGAGTTGCCTCTAGGTGTTCCGAATAACTTAGTTCCATTTGTTACACAAACTGCTATTGGTATCCGTCAAGAATTGACCGTTTTTGGAGATGACTATCCAACAACGGATGGAACTTGCATTAGAGATTATATCCATGTTTGCGATTTGGCTGATGCCCATGTAAGAGCACTGGAAAGTAATTCAGATGAAGAGGTGAGCATTTACAATGTTGGAACAGGGGTTGGTTCTACCGTTCTTGAGGTTGTTAACACCTTTGAAGAAGTCAATGGAGTTAAAGTTAAGCACAAAATAGGTCCTCGAAGAGAAGGTGACGCAGCTCAAGTTTATGCTGATAATAAAAAGATCACAGAGGCGCTGCACTGGAAAGCGAAATATACGCTATCTGATGCGCTTAAACATGCTTGGAATTGGCAAAAGAATTTGGATGAGAGTAGATAG